One Chloroflexota bacterium genomic window, AGCGACACGCGGGGTATTCCTACCACCCCGATTTCCATCACTGACTTTGAAAAAGCCCTGCCCCTTCTCCGCCTTGCACCTGCCCCCTCCACTCCGATTCGGATGGACAAGGTCGGGTGGGGCAGGCCAGGAACGGGAACCGGGAAGTTGCCATCTGAAAGCGTGTCTGAAAATTTACCGACACGGTGTCTGAGGGCCTCCCTCAGCTACCAGCTCTACAGGGGGAGGTGTGGAGGGGCGATCCCCTCCACGGAAACCTCTTTTTTCCTGCCTGCACCTGCCTTTCTCGGCCCTTTCTGAAGGGCCCAGGCCGAGGCCAGGCAGGTTGAAGGCAGAAGAAGAGCTTTTTCCGGAGGGGCTCCGCCCCTCCAGGCTCCCCGCCGCATTTCCACCGAAAAAGAGACGCGACCCCGGAACGAACAAGGCGGCCGTCAAAGTTCGTGAACTGGCGCGCTCGATGGTACAATAGGCCAGTACCATCGGAGGCCATGAAACTCATGGACATCGTGGAACTCAAGCGACAAGCCGGAGAGCGCGCTGTAGACTTCGTGGAATCGGGCATGGTCGTCGGCCTCGGCCACGGCACCACGGCCATCTTCGCCGTGCGTCGCATCGCCCGCCTGCTCCACGAGGGCCGGCTGCACGGCATTCGCGGCGTGCCCTGCTCGCAGAAGGTCGAGGCCGAGGCCCGGCGGCTGGGCATCCCGCTCACCACGCTGGACGAGTGCCCCACCATCGATCTCACGATCGACGGCGCGGATGAGGTCGATCCCGAGCTGAACCTGATCAAGGGCGGCGGCGGCGCCCTGCTTCGCGAGAAGATCATCGCCCAGAGCAGCCGCCGCGAGATCATCGTGGTCGACGAGACCAAGCTCTCCCCGATGCTGGGCACCCGACACCCGGTGCCGGTGGAGGTCGTCCCCTTCGGCTGGCGCTCGCAGGTCGCCTACATCGAATCCCTGGGCGCACACGCGGTGATACGTCGGACTCCCAAGGGGGATCTGTTCAAAACGGACCAGGGAAACCTGATCCTGGATTGTGAATTCGGCCCTATCACCCAACCGGCCCAGCTGGCCGCACGGCTGAAGGAGCGCGCCGGCATCGTGGAACATGGGCTTTTCCTGGGCCTGGCGACGGATGTGATCGTGGCCGGCCGCGAGGGCATTCGCCATCTCTACAAGGGGATGGGCGATGCGGAGGTGTCCGTCCAGGAGCTCGGCGAAAGCCCCCTCCTGTAAGGCACGATATCCGATCCCCGCCCCGGGGCCGGCGGTCGATCACCAGCCCCCATTCTGACCTTTCCCGGAGAGGACCCCTATGCGTTTCCGCAGGTATGACCCCGACAGGGACCGAGAGGCCGTTCATCGCATCTGGTACGAGACGGGCTGGCTGAAGAAGGGCAAAGAGGAGATCATGGACCTCTTCGTGGAGTGCGGGCGCGCCCTGGTCGCGGAGCTTCACGAAGAGCCTGAATGCCTGGTCATGACCGCTCCGGGCACCGTACGTTACCTGGACGAGGAGCTCCCCATGTCCTGCGTCACAGGCGTCACCACCAGCCGGGTCGCCCGCAGGCGAGGGCTGGCGAGGCAGCTGGCCGCCCGGGCGATAGCCATCGATGCCGCCGAGGGGGCGCTGGTCGCCAGCCTGGGGATGTTCGAGCAGGGCTACTACAACCGGCTGGGCTTCGGCACCGGGGGATACGAGCACTGGGTCTCCTTCGATCCCGCCCGGCTGAACGTCAGCGTGCGGCCTCGCGTGCCGCGCCGCATCACCGCCGACGACTGGGCCCTGGTGCACGCCAGCCGGCTCGCCCGGCGCCAGGGCCATGGCGCCTGCAATCTGACGCCATCCGAGATCACCCGAGCGGAGACGCGTTGGGCGGATAACGGCTTCGGCCTGGGCTACTGCGATGGCCCCAACGGCGAGCTGACCCACCACCTCTGGTGTCAGACCAAAAACGTGGAACAGGGGCCGTACGAGATCGTCTGGATGTCCTACCAGACCGCCGACCAGTTCCTGGAGCTGATGGCCCTTCTGAAAAGCCTCGGCGACCAGGTGCGGTTGATCAAGATGCGGGAGCCGCAGGGTATCCAGCTTCAGGATCTGATCGAGCAGCCGTTCAAGCAGCATCAGGTGAGCGAAGGGTCGAAGTTCGCGAGCGGGATACGGGCCATCGCCTACTGGCAGATGCGCATATGCGATCTACCGGGATGCCTGGAGCGCACCCACCTCCCCATGGGACCGGTTCAGTTCAACCTCAGGCTGACCGACCCGATCGAGCGGATGCTGGATGACGACGCCCCCTGGCATGGGGTCTCCGGCGAGTACATCGTCACGCTGGGGCCCACATCCGGGGCGGAGCGGGGGCGAGATGATACCCTGCCCACGCTGACGGCGTCGGTAGGGGCCTTCACCCGGCTGTGGCTGGGGGTGCGCCCGGCGACGGGCCTGGCGATCACCGACGAGCTCTCCGGCCCCATGGAGCTCCTCGAGCGGCTCGACCGGATCCTGTGTCTCCCTGATCCGAAGCCGGATTGGGATTTCTAAAGGATGCGGACCATGACACGACTCTCGTTACTCACGATGATCGCCAGCCTGATGTTGACCGGCTGTCAGCCGGCCTCTCTGCCGGGCCTGATCGCCACGCCGACCCTGGCACCGCCCGGGCCGGGCGGCCGCGCCGCCAACGCCGACGTCCTACACGTGCGGGCCGTGCGGGACGCCGACGGCACATGGACCTTCCACGTGACGGTGCAGCACCCCGACACGGGTTGGGAGGACTATGCGGACGGGTGGGATGTGGTGCTGCCCGATGGGACGGTCGTCAAGCCCGACCCGGATAGCCCGTTCACCCGGCTGTTGCTTCACCCCCACGTGAACGAGCAGCCCTTCACCCGCAGCCAGAGCGGCATCGCCATTCCGCCCGATGTGACCCACGTCCGCGTGCGAGCCCATGACCTGGTCGATGGCTACGGGGGGAAAGAGGTCGTCGTGGATCTGACGGC contains:
- the rpiA gene encoding ribose-5-phosphate isomerase RpiA, whose translation is MKLMDIVELKRQAGERAVDFVESGMVVGLGHGTTAIFAVRRIARLLHEGRLHGIRGVPCSQKVEAEARRLGIPLTTLDECPTIDLTIDGADEVDPELNLIKGGGGALLREKIIAQSSRREIIVVDETKLSPMLGTRHPVPVEVVPFGWRSQVAYIESLGAHAVIRRTPKGDLFKTDQGNLILDCEFGPITQPAQLAARLKERAGIVEHGLFLGLATDVIVAGREGIRHLYKGMGDAEVSVQELGESPLL
- a CDS encoding GNAT family N-acetyltransferase; the encoded protein is MRFRRYDPDRDREAVHRIWYETGWLKKGKEEIMDLFVECGRALVAELHEEPECLVMTAPGTVRYLDEELPMSCVTGVTTSRVARRRGLARQLAARAIAIDAAEGALVASLGMFEQGYYNRLGFGTGGYEHWVSFDPARLNVSVRPRVPRRITADDWALVHASRLARRQGHGACNLTPSEITRAETRWADNGFGLGYCDGPNGELTHHLWCQTKNVEQGPYEIVWMSYQTADQFLELMALLKSLGDQVRLIKMREPQGIQLQDLIEQPFKQHQVSEGSKFASGIRAIAYWQMRICDLPGCLERTHLPMGPVQFNLRLTDPIERMLDDDAPWHGVSGEYIVTLGPTSGAERGRDDTLPTLTASVGAFTRLWLGVRPATGLAITDELSGPMELLERLDRILCLPDPKPDWDF